In a single window of the Tetrapisispora phaffii CBS 4417 chromosome 11, complete genome genome:
- the CGI121 gene encoding Cgi121p (similar to Saccharomyces cerevisiae CGI121 (YML036W); ancestral locus Anc_5.581), whose amino-acid sequence MVSTILPQFPKFQVNVSLFHDVQNSEDIRLQVAELPFAFVDASVIVSQEQLFAAVYRVLTDLTYNKLRTKTIHSECLLALSPTSNIGEAFNRFGIQQGSTDLVVLQIVEVGQESTESANDIVKGTEVEFNNDNLLHTYNEQTLRKIYKLDNSFQPKTTEGFSQALVNAIQLRGL is encoded by the exons TTTTCCATGACGTGCAAAACAGTGAAGATATACGGTTGCAGGTTGCTGAGTTACCCTTTGCATTTGTAGATGCCTCGGTTATTGTATCCCAAGAACAACTGTTTGCGGCTGTCTACAGAGTGCTCACCGATCTCACCTACAATAAATTAAGGACAAAGACTATTCATTCAGAATGTCTTCTTGCCTTGTCGCCAACGTCAAATATCGGCGAGGCCTTCAATAGGTTTGGCATTCAGCAAGGCTCGACGGATCTGGTCGTGCTGCAGATCGTGGAAGTTGGACAGGAATCTACCGAGTCTGCCAATGATATTGTCAAGGGTACCGAAGTGGAATTTAACAACGACAACTTATTACACACATACAACGAACAAACACTAAGAAAG atatataaattggACAATAGTTTCCAGCCAAAGACCACTGAGGGATTCTCCCAGGCTTTGGTAAATGCAATTCAATTAAGAGGTTTGTAA
- the TFB3 gene encoding TFIIH/NER complex subunit TFB3 (similar to Saccharomyces cerevisiae TFB3 (YDR460W); ancestral locus Anc_5.580) — protein sequence MDDFDENKDMCPICKTDRYLSPDVKFLVNPECYHKICESCVDRIFSLGPAQCPYTRCDKILRKNKFKTQVFDDVGVEKEVDIRKRVFNVFNKTLEDFDGNLDEFNKYLEEMEDIIYNLDHGIDVEDTEEKLHSYEELNRQLILNNIERNRQELQNFEQRQHFEKEMKMKKRMLEKQIDEEDKMNKEWARREIVNRLTTTASTEDVIEGVKNTVKLKKSSARRKLEEINRVLKSNSYLASTVGLNASRIKKSVPFTPFNGDRDPFKRYIMNEIVYEDPFIKDLTKKNEYIASGFRTDFVYDRLLTEAFMGLGCVLSEELQTS from the exons A TGGATGATTTTGATGAGAATAAGGACATGTGTCCTATCTGTAAGACAGATAGGTATTTGTCGCCGGATGTTAAGTTTCTGGTGAACCCTGAATGTTACCATAAGATCTGCGAATCATGTGTGGATCGTATTTTTAGTTTGGGTCCAGCACAGTGTCCTTACACCAGATGTGATAAGATTTTGAGAAAGAATAAGTTCAAGACTCAAGTGTTCGACGACGTAGGGGTGGAGAAGGAGGTGGATATAAGAAAACGTGTGTTCAACGTGTTCAATAAGACTCTAGAGGATTTCGATGGGAATTTGGATGAATTCAACAAATATTTGGAAGAAATGGAAGACATTATCTATAATCTGGATCATGGCATAGATGTAGAGGATACGGAAGAGAAATTGCACTCATACGAAGAGTTGAACAGACAGTTGATTTTGAACAATATCGAGAGAAACAGACaagaattacaaaattttgAACAAAGACAACATTTTGagaaagaaatgaaaatgaagaaacgTATGCTGGAGAAACAAATCGATGAAGAAGACaaaatgaataaagaaTGGGCTAGAAGAGAGATCGTGAATAGACTAACGACCACTGCAAGCACAGAAGATGTTATTGAAGGTGTTAAAAATACTgttaaattgaaaaaatcatCTGCACGTAGAAAACTGGAAGAAATCAACAGAGTATTGAAGAGCAACTCATATCTGGCATCTACAGTTGGTTTGAATGCTtcaagaataaaaaaatccGTGCCATTCACACCTTTCAATGGTGACCGTGATCCATTTAAACGTTATATAATGAACGAAATTGTATATGAGGATccatttattaaagatttaaCTAAAAAGAATGAATATATAGCATCTGGTTTCAGAACTGACTTTGTGTATGATAGACTATTAACAGAGGCATTTATGGGGCTAGGTTGTGTTCTTTCGGAAGAGTTACAAACCTCTTAA